A region of Veillonellaceae bacterium DNA encodes the following proteins:
- a CDS encoding helix-turn-helix domain-containing protein yields the protein MLDQIASYLYQGVTITQAAENLHMSRITFRKWVLRYKEEGFKGLRPRQHLSYYSNQMKIQAVKEYLKGGVSMLSVCAKYRISGTLSLKTWIEAYNEHKLTDLVSEGGDLMGKRQQSVKEERVRIVQECIASGCDYNKIAKKYNMSYQTLYTWVKKFKEMGEVGLEDYRGKPIRLQTPRTEEEQLRQENARLLEEQKDLIAEIALLKKKMEIEERLRSSKDSALLTFSEILKP from the coding sequence ATGTTAGACCAGATTGCTTCATATCTCTATCAGGGTGTTACGATTACCCAGGCAGCTGAAAATCTTCATATGAGCCGCATAACATTCAGGAAATGGGTCCTCCGGTATAAAGAGGAGGGCTTTAAGGGATTGCGGCCCAGGCAGCATTTGTCTTACTACTCCAATCAGATGAAGATCCAGGCCGTAAAGGAATATCTTAAAGGCGGTGTTTCCATGCTTTCCGTCTGTGCCAAATACAGAATTTCCGGCACACTCTCCCTTAAAACATGGATTGAGGCGTATAATGAGCATAAGTTGACAGACCTCGTTTCTGAAGGAGGAGATCTTATGGGCAAACGCCAGCAATCGGTCAAGGAAGAGCGAGTCAGAATCGTTCAGGAGTGCATCGCCAGTGGATGCGATTATAACAAGATAGCCAAGAAGTACAACATGTCCTACCAAACGCTCTACACATGGGTAAAAAAGTTCAAGGAAATGGGCGAAGTTGGTCTTGAGGATTACAGAGGAAAGCCGATCAGGCTCCAAACGCCCCGGACCGAAGAAGAACAGCTGCGTCAGGAGAATGCCAGACTTCTTGAAGAACAGAAGGATCTTATAGCAGAGATTGCCCTGCTAAAAAAAAAGATGGAGATAGAGGAAAGGTTGCGTTCCTCGAAGGATTCAGCCTTACTCACCTTCTCAGAGATTTTAAAGCCATAA
- a CDS encoding helix-turn-helix domain-containing protein produces the protein MLDQIASYLYQGVTITQAAENLHMSRITFRKWVLRYKEEGFKGLRPRQHLSYYSNQMKIQAVKEYLKGGVSMLSVCAKYRISGTLSLKTWIEAYNEHKLTDLVSEGGDLMGKRQQSVKEERVRIVQECIASGCDYNKIAKKYNMSYQTLYTWVKKFKEMGEVGLEDYRGKPIRLQTPRTEEEQLRQENARLLEEQKDLIAEIALLKKKMEIEERLRSSKDSALLTFSEILKP, from the coding sequence ATGTTAGACCAGATTGCTTCATATCTCTATCAGGGTGTTACGATTACCCAGGCAGCTGAAAATCTTCATATGAGCCGCATAACATTCAGGAAATGGGTCCTCCGGTATAAAGAGGAGGGCTTTAAGGGATTGCGGCCCAGGCAGCATTTGTCTTACTACTCCAATCAGATGAAGATCCAGGCCGTAAAGGAATATCTTAAAGGCGGTGTTTCCATGCTTTCCGTCTGTGCCAAATACAGAATTTCCGGCACACTCTCCCTTAAAACATGGATTGAGGCGTATAATGAGCATAAGTTGACAGACCTCGTTTCTGAAGGAGGAGATCTTATGGGCAAACGCCAGCAATCGGTCAAGGAAGAGCGAGTCAGAATCGTTCAGGAGTGCATCGCCAGTGGATGCGATTATAACAAGATAGCCAAGAAGTACAACATGTCCTACCAAACGCTCTACACATGGGTAAAAAAGTTCAAGGAAATGGGCGAAGTTGGTCTTGAGGATTACAGAGGAAAGCCGATCAGGCTCCAAACGCCCCGGACCGAAGAAGAACAGCTGCGTCAGGAGAATGCCAGACTTCTTGAAGAACAGAAGGATCTTATAGCAGAGATTGCCCTGCTAAAAAAAAAGATGGAGA
- a CDS encoding IS3 family transposase, whose product MESLCRLSKVSRAAYYGWLNHIKSGRELLREKVAQEVMKTHQEYPDMGYRRINDWIKKDDNININVSDSLVLRIMRILNIKSVIKYKTDGCTRNAKDPKYIFENLLNRDFDAGVSNARWMTDVTEFKYTTADGVLHKLYLSAIIDGHDRRIVSYVIGDRNNTALAFETMEKALKENPGEHPMIHTDRGFQYTSNGFHKIVEKAGLVHSMSRVGCCADNGLMEGFWGMLKRERYYTRKFTSRKAVVSMINGYIYFYNNKRIQRKLHLLAPMEVFNAAPMAA is encoded by the coding sequence ATAGAAAGTCTCTGCCGACTCTCAAAGGTCTCCCGGGCAGCTTATTACGGATGGCTGAATCATATTAAGAGCGGCCGTGAACTGCTGAGAGAAAAGGTCGCACAGGAGGTCATGAAAACCCATCAGGAATATCCGGATATGGGATACCGCCGGATTAACGATTGGATCAAGAAGGATGACAACATCAATATAAATGTAAGCGACAGTCTGGTTCTTCGTATCATGCGGATACTTAATATTAAGTCCGTGATCAAGTACAAGACCGATGGTTGCACTCGTAACGCAAAGGATCCAAAGTACATTTTTGAAAACCTGCTGAACCGTGACTTTGATGCCGGCGTGTCCAATGCAAGATGGATGACGGATGTCACTGAATTCAAGTACACAACTGCTGATGGAGTTTTGCACAAGTTATATTTAAGCGCGATTATTGACGGCCATGATCGCCGGATTGTCTCTTATGTCATCGGCGACAGGAACAATACTGCACTGGCTTTTGAGACAATGGAAAAGGCACTTAAAGAGAATCCTGGAGAACATCCAATGATTCATACCGACCGCGGATTCCAGTATACAAGCAACGGATTCCATAAGATTGTTGAAAAAGCAGGACTGGTTCACAGCATGTCCCGTGTAGGCTGCTGTGCAGACAACGGTCTGATGGAAGGGTTCTGGGGAATGCTGAAGCGCGAACGTTACTACACACGTAAATTCACCAGCCGTAAAGCAGTGGTAAGCATGATCAACGGCTACATCTACTTCTACAACAACAAACGCATTCAGCGCAAATTACATCTTTTAGCTCCAATGGAAGTATTCAACGCAGCTCCAATGGCCGCATGA
- a CDS encoding CTP synthase encodes MTKYIFVTGGVVSSLGKGITAASLGRLLKNRGYKVTIQKFDPYINIDPGTMSPYQHGEVFVTDDGAETDLDLGHYERFIDENLSKASNVTTGKVYQSVINKERKGEYLGSTIQVIPHITNEIKDRVLRVGRNDNADIVITEIGGTVGDIESLPFLEAIRQVKKDVPNRNDVLYIHVTLVPYIEAADELKSKPTQHSVKELRSIGIQPDIIVCRTVKALPEDMKRKIALFCDVEPDAVINNLTASSIYEVPLMLRDEGLDRIALEKLGLDDSPCDMKDWEAMVSRILSADKTVNIALVGKYVELHDAYLSVVEALSHAGSKTGNKVNIRWVNSETIEEEQPDLREVFKDIDGIVVPGGFGNRGVEGKIATIRYARTNKIPFLGLCLGMQCAVIEYARDVCGMKDANSTEFVPDTPYPVIDLMSDQEDVTEKGGTMRLGIYPCKLKEGTKTRELYGNQEIVYERHRHRWEVSNALRPELEKAGLIVSGTSPDGRLVETIELADHPYFEATQAHPEFKSRPNRPHPLFQGLVDAAVAHRDENK; translated from the coding sequence ATGACTAAATACATCTTCGTAACCGGCGGCGTCGTTTCATCTCTGGGCAAAGGCATCACGGCCGCTTCCCTCGGAAGATTACTCAAGAACAGAGGGTACAAAGTCACCATCCAGAAATTCGATCCATATATTAACATCGACCCCGGCACCATGAGCCCGTATCAGCACGGCGAAGTATTCGTCACTGACGACGGCGCCGAAACGGATCTCGACCTCGGCCACTATGAACGTTTCATCGATGAAAACCTCTCCAAGGCTTCCAACGTGACAACAGGCAAAGTCTACCAGTCCGTTATCAATAAAGAAAGAAAAGGCGAATACCTCGGATCCACCATCCAGGTCATCCCGCACATCACCAACGAAATCAAAGACAGAGTCCTCCGTGTCGGCCGCAATGACAATGCAGACATCGTCATCACCGAAATCGGCGGCACCGTCGGCGATATCGAATCCCTGCCATTCCTCGAAGCCATCCGTCAGGTCAAGAAAGACGTGCCGAACAGAAATGACGTACTCTACATCCACGTCACCCTCGTGCCATACATCGAAGCAGCAGACGAACTGAAATCCAAGCCGACCCAGCACTCCGTCAAGGAACTCCGCTCCATCGGCATCCAGCCGGATATCATCGTATGCCGCACCGTCAAGGCACTCCCGGAAGACATGAAGAGAAAGATCGCCCTCTTCTGCGACGTAGAACCAGATGCAGTCATCAACAACCTTACCGCATCCAGCATCTATGAAGTACCGCTCATGCTGAGGGATGAAGGCCTCGACCGCATCGCCCTCGAAAAACTCGGCCTTGACGACAGCCCGTGCGACATGAAAGACTGGGAAGCCATGGTTTCCCGCATCCTTTCTGCCGACAAGACCGTCAACATCGCTCTCGTAGGCAAATACGTCGAACTCCACGACGCATACCTCTCCGTCGTCGAAGCCCTCTCCCATGCAGGCTCCAAGACAGGAAATAAAGTCAACATCCGCTGGGTCAACTCCGAAACCATCGAAGAAGAACAGCCCGACCTCCGCGAAGTCTTCAAGGACATCGACGGCATCGTCGTACCAGGAGGCTTCGGCAACCGCGGTGTAGAAGGCAAGATTGCCACTATCAGGTACGCACGCACCAACAAGATCCCGTTCCTTGGCCTCTGCCTCGGCATGCAGTGCGCAGTCATCGAATACGCAAGAGACGTATGCGGCATGAAAGACGCCAACTCCACCGAATTCGTACCTGACACACCATACCCGGTCATCGACCTCATGTCCGACCAGGAAGACGTCACCGAAAAAGGCGGCACCATGCGCCTCGGCATCTACCCGTGCAAACTCAAAGAAGGCACCAAGACAAGAGAACTCTACGGCAACCAGGAAATCGTCTATGAACGTCATCGTCATAGATGGGAAGTCTCCAACGCACTCCGCCCCGAACTCGAAAAAGCCGGCCTCATCGTATCCGGCACCAGCCCGGACGGCAGACTCGTTGAAACCATCGAACTCGCCGATCATCCATACTTCGAAGCAACCCAGGCACACCCGGAATTCAAATCCCGCCCGAACCGTCCGCATCCCCTCTTCCAGGGCCTCGTAGACGCAGCCGTTGCTCACAGAGATGAAAACAAATAA
- a CDS encoding DUF1934 domain-containing protein: MEKHVIINVTSVQRDETGKDEKITLETPGIYGEEGNMRYVSYRETKLAGMEGTTTTLRVYEDHVSLLREGTFLQEQEYRIGKSSKSTYQTLMGPLEVTVVTRSIEDSLEAGEGKVVLTYDVELKGLFNHLNEVVIEVREDPEYSWKSENN, from the coding sequence TTGGAGAAACACGTCATTATCAATGTCACTTCCGTCCAGCGTGACGAGACCGGAAAGGATGAGAAAATCACCCTGGAAACCCCGGGCATTTACGGGGAAGAGGGGAATATGAGGTACGTCTCTTACCGGGAAACGAAACTAGCCGGCATGGAAGGCACGACGACGACGCTCCGCGTTTACGAGGACCACGTCAGCCTTTTGCGGGAAGGCACATTCCTGCAGGAGCAGGAGTACCGCATCGGCAAGTCATCGAAGTCGACCTATCAGACACTGATGGGTCCCCTCGAAGTGACCGTCGTCACAAGGAGCATCGAAGACAGCCTGGAAGCCGGCGAAGGCAAGGTCGTTTTGACCTACGACGTCGAGCTCAAAGGACTGTTTAACCATTTAAATGAAGTTGTAATAGAAGTGCGGGAGGATCCGGAGTATTCATGGAAGTCAGAGAACAACTGA
- the argS gene encoding arginine--tRNA ligase yields MEVREQLKEIIEKAKDAAIAAGELPEGEYAPVQRLEVPKSKEFGDYSTNASMRWAKAAHRAPRQIAEVIVKHIDTPLVAKMDIAGAGFINFFLAADTVYAELEKILKTGPSYGDLPKDQKDRILVEYVSANPTGPLHIGHARGAAYGSAMVNLLRAAGYDVYSEYYVNDAGNQIDHLAESINARYLQLCGYDAEIPEDGYHGQDIVETAKRILERDGKKYLDMSDEERLLAFKDIGLNEKLDALRKDLHDFNVDFDNWFSEKSLYPEQVDKALKVLKDEDNLYEKDGALWLRTTKNGDDKDRVVIRTNGVPTYFCSDIAYVGNKIGRGYNKLIDIWGADHHGYIIRLKTAMKFLGYNPDDFEIMLLQMVTLLRDGQPVKMSKRTGQAVTLRELMDEVGTDAARYFFCARTLDSQMDFDIDLAKKQSSDNPVYYIQYAHARIHSLFDQAKEAGVKWDPSFAGTDFSYLKEECEFDLIKKMENYHQLLAGAAAERAPQRVAKYAYELAALFHHFYRECRILGVDAKTTEARLGLITAVQYVLAHALAILGVSAPEHM; encoded by the coding sequence ATGGAAGTCAGAGAACAACTGAAGGAAATCATTGAAAAAGCAAAGGACGCCGCCATTGCGGCAGGCGAGCTGCCGGAAGGGGAATACGCCCCCGTGCAGCGTCTGGAAGTCCCGAAGTCCAAGGAATTCGGCGATTATTCCACCAATGCTTCCATGCGCTGGGCAAAAGCAGCGCACAGAGCGCCGCGCCAGATCGCGGAAGTGATCGTGAAACATATCGACACGCCCCTTGTTGCCAAGATGGATATCGCAGGCGCAGGGTTCATCAATTTCTTCCTGGCAGCAGACACCGTCTATGCCGAACTGGAAAAAATCCTGAAGACAGGCCCGTCCTATGGGGACCTTCCGAAAGACCAGAAGGACAGAATCCTCGTGGAATACGTTTCCGCCAACCCGACAGGCCCGCTTCACATCGGCCATGCCAGAGGCGCAGCATACGGTTCCGCTATGGTGAACCTGCTCCGCGCTGCCGGCTACGACGTCTATTCCGAATACTACGTCAACGATGCAGGCAACCAGATCGACCATCTCGCTGAATCCATCAATGCCAGATACCTCCAGCTCTGCGGCTACGACGCAGAAATTCCGGAAGACGGCTACCATGGACAGGACATTGTCGAAACAGCTAAGAGAATCCTTGAAAGAGACGGAAAGAAATACCTCGACATGAGCGATGAAGAACGCCTCCTGGCATTCAAGGACATCGGCCTCAACGAAAAACTCGACGCCCTCCGCAAGGACCTCCACGATTTCAACGTAGACTTCGACAACTGGTTCTCTGAAAAATCCCTCTATCCGGAACAGGTCGACAAGGCCCTGAAGGTGCTGAAGGACGAAGACAACCTCTACGAAAAAGACGGCGCCCTCTGGCTCCGCACCACAAAGAACGGCGATGACAAGGACAGAGTCGTCATCCGTACCAACGGCGTTCCGACCTACTTCTGCTCCGACATCGCATACGTCGGAAACAAGATCGGAAGAGGATACAACAAACTCATCGACATCTGGGGCGCTGATCACCACGGATACATCATCCGCTTGAAGACGGCCATGAAATTCCTCGGATACAACCCCGATGATTTCGAAATCATGCTCCTCCAGATGGTTACCCTCCTCCGCGACGGACAGCCAGTCAAGATGAGCAAGCGTACCGGCCAGGCAGTCACCCTGCGTGAACTGATGGACGAAGTCGGCACCGACGCAGCACGCTATTTCTTCTGCGCAAGAACACTCGACTCCCAGATGGACTTCGACATCGACCTTGCCAAGAAACAGTCCAGCGACAACCCGGTCTACTACATCCAGTACGCCCATGCCCGCATCCACAGCCTCTTCGACCAAGCCAAAGAAGCAGGCGTGAAATGGGATCCGTCCTTCGCAGGTACAGATTTCTCCTACCTCAAGGAAGAATGTGAATTCGACCTCATCAAGAAAATGGAAAACTACCACCAGCTTCTGGCGGGCGCAGCTGCTGAAAGAGCACCGCAGCGCGTAGCCAAGTACGCTTACGAACTGGCAGCCCTCTTCCACCATTTCTACAGAGAATGCAGAATCCTCGGCGTCGACGCAAAGACCACCGAAGCACGCCTCGGCCTCATCACAGCCGTACAGTACGTCCTCGCGCATGCACTCGCCATCCTCGGCGTTTCTGCTCCTGAACATATGTAA